A stretch of the Ochrobactrum sp. BTU1 genome encodes the following:
- a CDS encoding leucyl aminopeptidase encodes MSKRPSISFSEFSAPQKGVSIVLVAKGGGFAEEAGHAAGGAEKITRIAEIAGFTGALGKTAEAIDTSEGGVDKVVLVGVGDPGELGNDDWIKIGGAAFSRIGKAERATLTLALPETTIAGDEAGDVALGMILRSYEFNRYKTRKSEENAEPKHAAKIHIQTADVHSAKRALEVAEAVADGVLKARDLVNEPANILGPVEFAEEAEKLEKLGVKVEVLGEKEMKKLGMGSLLGVSQGSVRPPRLVIMEWQGAKSKEKPVAFVGKGVVFDTGGISIKPAAGMEEMKGDMGGAAAVTGLMRALAGRKAKVNAIGVIGLVENMPDGNAQRPGDIVTSMSGQTIEVINTDAEGRLVLADALYYTNDRFKPQFMINLATLTGAIVVALGTHHAGLFSNDDELADQLYEAGQATGEKLWRMPLGKEYDKMIDSKFADMKNSSGRYAGSITAAQFLKRFVGDTPWAHLDVAGTAMGSPTNEYSQSWASGYGVRLLDRLVRDNFES; translated from the coding sequence ATGTCGAAACGTCCTTCCATTTCTTTCAGTGAATTTTCAGCACCGCAAAAAGGCGTAAGCATTGTTCTGGTCGCCAAGGGCGGCGGCTTCGCAGAAGAAGCAGGCCACGCGGCAGGCGGAGCCGAAAAAATCACTCGAATCGCCGAAATTGCAGGCTTTACAGGTGCTTTGGGCAAGACTGCAGAAGCGATTGACACCTCGGAAGGCGGCGTAGACAAGGTCGTTCTGGTTGGCGTCGGCGACCCCGGCGAACTTGGTAATGATGATTGGATTAAGATTGGCGGCGCAGCTTTTTCGCGAATCGGCAAGGCCGAACGCGCGACCCTAACGCTGGCTCTGCCTGAAACGACAATTGCGGGCGATGAAGCAGGCGACGTTGCTCTGGGTATGATTCTCCGCTCATACGAGTTCAATCGCTACAAGACCCGCAAGAGCGAAGAAAACGCCGAACCGAAGCACGCAGCAAAAATTCATATTCAGACGGCAGATGTTCACAGTGCCAAAAGAGCGCTTGAAGTTGCCGAGGCTGTGGCCGACGGTGTTCTTAAGGCGCGCGACCTCGTCAATGAGCCTGCCAATATTCTCGGCCCTGTAGAATTTGCAGAAGAAGCCGAAAAGCTTGAAAAGCTTGGCGTAAAGGTCGAAGTTCTCGGCGAAAAAGAAATGAAGAAGCTCGGCATGGGCTCGCTTCTGGGTGTTTCACAGGGCTCGGTTCGTCCACCACGTCTGGTCATCATGGAATGGCAGGGTGCCAAGTCCAAGGAGAAGCCGGTTGCCTTCGTGGGCAAGGGCGTTGTTTTCGATACTGGCGGCATCTCGATCAAGCCTGCTGCTGGTATGGAAGAAATGAAAGGCGACATGGGTGGCGCTGCAGCCGTTACCGGCTTGATGCGCGCTCTTGCTGGTCGCAAGGCGAAGGTCAATGCTATCGGCGTGATCGGTCTTGTTGAGAATATGCCGGATGGCAATGCTCAGCGTCCGGGTGATATCGTTACATCGATGTCTGGCCAGACAATCGAAGTGATTAACACCGATGCTGAAGGCCGCCTCGTGCTGGCAGATGCACTCTACTACACCAATGATCGTTTCAAGCCGCAGTTCATGATCAATCTCGCTACGCTGACCGGCGCGATCGTGGTTGCACTCGGTACGCATCATGCTGGTCTATTCTCGAACGATGACGAGCTTGCTGATCAGCTTTATGAAGCAGGTCAGGCAACTGGTGAAAAGCTGTGGCGTATGCCGCTCGGCAAGGAATACGACAAGATGATCGATTCCAAGTTTGCCGATATGAAGAACAGCTCAGGCCGCTATGCAGGCTCGATCACCGCGGCGCAGTTCCTCAAGCGTTTCGTGGGCGATACGCCATGGGCGCATCTCGATGTGGCCGGAACAGCTATGGGATCGCCAACAAATGAGTATAGCCAATCGTGGGCTTCGGGTTACGGCGTTCGGCTTCTCGACCGACTTGTCCGCGATAATTTCGAAAGCTGA
- a CDS encoding DNA polymerase III subunit chi codes for MAEILFYHLTESTLDEALPGLVERSLGRGWRVTIQAVSDERRDALDSLLWTFSDTSFVAHGTDKEPHPEQQPVLLTTSEANPNGATVRFLVEGAALEQAGGYERLVVMFDGHDQDQLEHARAQWKAFKTENHDLTYWQQTPDRRWERKA; via the coding sequence ATGGCTGAAATTCTCTTTTACCACCTGACAGAATCGACACTGGATGAAGCCCTGCCGGGGCTTGTAGAACGCTCCCTCGGGCGCGGTTGGCGTGTGACGATTCAGGCCGTGAGTGATGAAAGACGGGATGCGCTCGATAGTCTGCTTTGGACATTCTCTGACACATCTTTCGTGGCTCATGGCACCGACAAGGAACCGCACCCTGAACAGCAGCCGGTGCTACTGACAACCTCGGAAGCCAATCCCAACGGAGCAACGGTTCGCTTTCTCGTGGAAGGTGCTGCATTGGAACAAGCGGGCGGCTACGAGCGACTTGTTGTCATGTTTGACGGGCATGATCAGGATCAGCTCGAACATGCTCGCGCGCAGTGGAAAGCCTTCAAGACGGAGAACCACGATTTGACCTACTGGCAACAGACACCAGATCGTCGTTGGGAGCGCAAAGCCTGA
- a CDS encoding ATP-binding cassette domain-containing protein, with amino-acid sequence MLILDDISVRIAGRLLIDHASVTLPAGSKTGFVGRNGTGKSTLFRVITGDMASETGSISLPKNTRIGQVAQEAPGTEDALIEIVMKADKERTALLEEAETATDPHRIAEIHTRLADINAHSAESRAGAILSGLGFNTEAQRRPASAFSGGWRMRVALAAVLFAEPDLLLLDEPTNYLDLEGVLWLVDYVKRYPHTVIIISHDRDLLNSATSSIMHLDQKKISFWRGNYDQFERQRHEMLELQQKAHVKQEAHRKHMEAFVERFRAKASKARQAQSRMKALEKLKPIDLYVESNVQPFRFPDAEKKAASPIIALDHADVGYVPGKPVLRNVTLRIDNDDRIALLGSNGNGKSTLAKLIAGRLQPEKGNLTLSPNLKVAFFAQHQMDDLIPEDNAIEHVRKLMPLEPEAKVRARVAQMGLSTEKMLTPAKDLSGGEKARLLMGLATFHGPNLLILDEPTNHLDIDSREELVHALNAYNGAVILIAHDRHLIEATMERLWLVREGRVKAFDGDLDEYRQIVLADAKGEQASEREEGPKVNKAEQRKLAAQKRETLAPLLKKIKETESLMQKLQKQIHGFTSQLEDPALYEKEPQKAIRINKEMSEAKSALADAEDKWLEMSSEHEEAMAD; translated from the coding sequence ATGCTTATTCTTGACGATATCTCTGTACGCATCGCCGGACGCCTTCTGATCGACCACGCCAGTGTCACACTGCCTGCGGGATCGAAGACGGGTTTTGTTGGCCGCAACGGCACTGGAAAATCCACGCTTTTCCGCGTGATTACCGGTGATATGGCTTCCGAGACCGGCAGCATTTCTCTGCCGAAGAACACACGCATTGGTCAGGTGGCTCAGGAAGCTCCCGGCACGGAAGATGCGCTGATAGAAATCGTCATGAAGGCGGATAAGGAACGAACAGCACTTCTCGAAGAAGCTGAAACAGCGACCGATCCGCATCGCATTGCCGAAATTCATACCCGACTGGCCGATATCAATGCGCATTCGGCGGAATCACGCGCGGGCGCGATCCTGTCCGGTCTCGGTTTCAACACAGAAGCACAACGCCGCCCTGCATCCGCTTTCTCGGGCGGCTGGCGTATGCGCGTGGCACTTGCAGCAGTGCTTTTTGCTGAGCCGGATTTGCTGTTGCTCGATGAACCGACCAACTATCTCGATCTTGAAGGCGTGTTGTGGCTTGTTGATTATGTGAAGCGCTATCCGCATACCGTCATCATCATCAGCCATGATCGCGATCTGCTGAATTCTGCTACGTCATCAATCATGCATCTTGATCAGAAGAAAATCAGCTTCTGGCGTGGCAACTATGATCAGTTCGAGCGGCAACGTCATGAAATGCTGGAGCTTCAGCAAAAAGCCCATGTGAAACAGGAAGCACATCGCAAACACATGGAAGCTTTTGTGGAACGCTTCCGTGCCAAGGCGTCGAAGGCCAGACAGGCGCAATCGCGTATGAAGGCGCTGGAAAAGCTGAAACCAATAGACCTTTACGTCGAAAGCAATGTGCAGCCGTTCCGCTTCCCTGACGCGGAAAAGAAAGCCGCCTCGCCAATCATCGCGCTTGACCATGCCGATGTCGGCTATGTGCCGGGTAAGCCTGTGTTGCGAAACGTCACGCTGCGCATCGACAATGATGATCGCATTGCGCTGCTCGGCTCCAACGGTAATGGTAAGTCGACGCTCGCCAAGCTGATTGCCGGTCGGTTGCAGCCCGAAAAAGGCAATCTCACGCTTTCGCCCAATCTGAAAGTTGCGTTCTTTGCCCAACATCAGATGGATGATCTGATACCGGAAGACAACGCGATCGAGCATGTGCGCAAGCTGATGCCGCTTGAACCTGAAGCCAAAGTTCGTGCACGCGTTGCCCAGATGGGGCTTTCGACTGAGAAAATGCTGACGCCCGCCAAGGATCTCTCAGGTGGTGAAAAGGCACGCCTGCTAATGGGCCTTGCGACTTTCCATGGCCCAAACCTGCTGATCCTCGACGAACCGACCAACCACCTTGATATTGATAGCCGCGAGGAACTGGTTCACGCTCTCAACGCCTACAACGGCGCCGTTATTCTGATCGCGCATGATCGTCACCTGATCGAAGCGACCATGGAGCGGCTATGGCTGGTGCGTGAGGGTCGCGTAAAAGCATTTGATGGCGATCTGGACGAATACCGCCAGATTGTTCTCGCCGATGCCAAGGGTGAACAGGCCTCAGAGCGCGAAGAAGGCCCGAAGGTCAACAAGGCGGAACAGCGTAAACTTGCCGCCCAGAAGCGCGAAACACTGGCGCCCCTGCTCAAAAAGATTAAAGAAACCGAGAGCTTGATGCAGAAACTGCAGAAACAGATTCACGGCTTCACATCGCAGCTGGAAGACCCCGCTCTTTATGAAAAGGAACCACAGAAAGCGATCCGGATCAATAAAGAGATGAGCGAAGCGAAATCAGCGCTTGCCGATGCGGAAGACAAATGGCTTGAAATGTCTTCCGAACATGAAGAGGCAATGGCTGATTAA
- a CDS encoding DinB family protein, whose translation MEQHFQMFAYYNRWANELLYSAAADLSDVDYRLDLGLFFGSIHRTFNHLLVTDRIWMKRFTGEGDHPNQLDAIITDDFIKLRDMRKAEDERICNYVESMNAAQLAGRFTYMTATNVRTISQRVAPALAHLFNHQTHHRGQIHSALTRLSADAPSLDLIQFQRTEAGRRFA comes from the coding sequence ATGGAACAGCACTTTCAAATGTTCGCCTATTATAATCGCTGGGCCAATGAACTGCTCTATTCCGCAGCGGCCGATCTGAGCGATGTCGATTACAGGCTCGACCTCGGCCTTTTCTTCGGCTCGATCCATCGTACTTTCAATCATCTTCTGGTGACGGATCGCATCTGGATGAAGCGCTTCACCGGCGAAGGTGATCACCCCAACCAGCTTGATGCCATCATAACCGACGATTTCATCAAGCTACGGGATATGAGGAAGGCAGAAGACGAACGTATCTGCAACTATGTTGAAAGCATGAATGCCGCACAGCTCGCAGGACGCTTCACCTATATGACGGCAACCAATGTGCGCACCATCAGCCAACGCGTCGCGCCAGCACTCGCTCATCTCTTTAATCATCAGACGCACCATCGCGGGCAAATTCATTCAGCACTCACGCGTTTGAGCGCGGATGCGCCGTCACTTGATCTCATTCAGTTTCAGCGCACTGAAGCAGGACGCCGCTTCGCCTGA
- the ndk gene encoding nucleoside-diphosphate kinase codes for MAIERTFSMIKPDATRRNLTGAITAKLEEAGLRVVASKRVWMSLREAEGFYAVHKERPFFGELTEFMSSGPTIVQVLEGENAISKNREVMGATNPANADAGTIRKEFALSIGENSVHGSDAPETAAEEIAYWFSGTEIVG; via the coding sequence ATGGCAATCGAACGTACCTTCTCCATGATCAAGCCTGATGCGACCCGCCGTAACCTGACCGGTGCTATCACCGCTAAGCTCGAAGAAGCTGGTCTGCGCGTTGTCGCTTCCAAGCGCGTATGGATGAGCCTGCGTGAAGCTGAAGGCTTCTACGCTGTTCACAAGGAACGCCCTTTCTTTGGCGAACTGACTGAATTCATGTCTTCCGGCCCAACCATCGTTCAGGTTCTCGAAGGCGAAAACGCAATTTCCAAAAACCGTGAAGTCATGGGCGCAACCAACCCTGCAAACGCAGACGCTGGTACGATCCGCAAGGAATTCGCTCTGTCGATCGGCGAAAACTCGGTTCACGGTTCGGACGCTCCTGAAACAGCTGCTGAAGAAATCGCTTACTGGTTCTCCGGCACCGAAATCGTTGGCTAA
- a CDS encoding META domain-containing protein: protein MLKGLTKTLSIVAALTAGIGVLGGAAMFFTTSMPTASIAADKTISGKVVYRERIALPPEAHLVVQLTDVSLADAPSKTIGETRIEAPQGSPIPFAINFDTDEIEPQHTYALQARIVAGDTLWFVTDERYTVDPKNPQEPIELKVVMVRKSADESVAIGIEGKDWLAEDIQGGGVVDTAQTTLLVDSNGTVSGSGGCNRFMSKATISGSNISFAEIGSTYMQCPPALMNQERKFLDVLGKTRSYKMDSGKLVLIDEGGDELARLAQSL from the coding sequence ATGCTAAAAGGACTGACGAAAACTCTTTCAATCGTGGCAGCGCTCACTGCGGGTATTGGTGTGCTCGGCGGTGCTGCCATGTTTTTTACGACGTCCATGCCGACTGCCAGTATTGCCGCTGACAAAACAATCAGCGGTAAGGTTGTTTATCGCGAGCGCATCGCTCTCCCACCAGAAGCGCACCTTGTTGTGCAGCTCACCGATGTATCTCTTGCCGATGCGCCATCCAAGACCATCGGCGAAACGCGGATAGAAGCACCACAGGGATCGCCAATCCCTTTTGCAATCAATTTCGATACTGATGAGATCGAGCCGCAACACACCTATGCCCTTCAGGCGCGCATTGTTGCAGGTGATACGCTTTGGTTTGTAACCGACGAACGTTACACAGTTGACCCGAAAAATCCTCAGGAACCAATTGAACTTAAAGTCGTGATGGTTCGTAAAAGCGCGGATGAATCGGTTGCCATTGGTATTGAAGGCAAGGATTGGCTCGCAGAAGACATTCAAGGCGGCGGCGTAGTCGATACTGCCCAGACCACCCTTCTGGTTGATTCAAACGGCACTGTCAGCGGCTCGGGTGGCTGCAACCGCTTCATGAGCAAGGCGACGATCTCGGGCAGCAATATTTCATTCGCCGAGATCGGCTCCACCTATATGCAATGCCCGCCTGCCCTGATGAATCAGGAACGCAAATTCCTTGATGTGCTTGGCAAGACGCGTTCATATAAAATGGATTCTGGAAAACTCGTCCTGATCGATGAAGGTGGTGACGAGTTGGCAAGGCTTGCACAAAGCCTTTGA